From the Cohaesibacter sp. ES.047 genome, one window contains:
- a CDS encoding DeoR/GlpR family DNA-binding transcription regulator: MLKADRLKEIERHLKEDGSIVVSKLSAQFSVSEETIRRDLDSLSQTLSFRRVHGGAYLLKGSDKEVPATLRETFFTAEKCLISQKAVGDISNGDTVMLDSSTTALFIARELFRQKKNVLLITNSQKIISEVPETGGVEAICIGGHLRKETWSFVGPAAFDALRGLAADMAFVSCTSIHPQFAMTDNNEGEAAIRRLMIERSGRSTLVIDHTKFEKPATHKICEFDELDEIILDSAVAEDLLEPIRQTGLGLHVCSDAKPEE; encoded by the coding sequence ATGCTGAAAGCAGACAGACTCAAGGAAATCGAACGCCACCTGAAAGAAGACGGAAGTATCGTCGTCTCAAAGCTCAGCGCGCAGTTTTCTGTCTCGGAGGAAACGATCCGCCGAGACTTGGACAGCCTGAGCCAAACCCTCTCGTTCAGGAGAGTGCATGGTGGCGCCTATCTCTTGAAGGGATCTGACAAAGAAGTCCCAGCCACGTTGCGGGAAACATTCTTTACAGCAGAGAAATGTCTCATCAGTCAGAAGGCAGTGGGCGACATTTCAAACGGCGACACAGTCATGCTCGACAGCAGCACAACCGCATTGTTTATCGCGCGTGAGCTGTTCAGGCAGAAAAAGAACGTCCTTCTTATCACCAACTCCCAAAAGATCATTTCTGAAGTTCCCGAAACAGGGGGTGTCGAGGCGATTTGCATTGGCGGACATCTCAGAAAAGAAACCTGGTCGTTTGTCGGCCCAGCTGCGTTCGACGCGCTTCGAGGGCTCGCGGCGGACATGGCATTTGTCAGTTGCACATCCATCCACCCGCAGTTCGCAATGACGGACAACAACGAAGGTGAGGCCGCAATCCGCAGGCTCATGATCGAAAGATCCGGTCGATCGACGCTTGTTATCGACCATACCAAATTCGAAAAACCTGCCACTCACAAAATCTGTGAGTTCGACGAGCTAGACGAGATCATTCTGGATTCTGCCGTCGCGGAAGATCTGCTGGAACCAATTCGACAAACCGGGCTTGGACTGCACGTCTGTTCTGACGCCAAGCCGGAAGAATAA
- a CDS encoding Na+/H+ antiporter NhaC family protein, translating into MTPKSNAKGLLPLLFFLVIYIFTGVATGNFGAMPLLVGFMAAFGVALCLDRLDKKTSFDEKVMLFSKAGGEETIILMVVIFLLAGAFYSVADAMGAVSSIVNLGLSAMPSNMILPGLFLIGCVLSFSMGTSMGTVTALAPIGVGIVEQTGANMPLVMATVIGGAMFGDNLSFISDTTIAAVKTQDVSLRGKFKMNGLIVLPAVICTVIILAMIPISSGVSVESGSYSLVNIIPYAAIIITALIGWNVMAVLGIGIGLGVAVGLFNGSFNLVEMLDVLQRGMGWMENLAIIAVVVGGLVGLMKYYGGIDYLLKTVTSMVKGKIGGQFGIGALVSLITVSTTNNTISILAAGPLAKDISAEYEIDPTKTAALLDIFAAGFQGLLPYGGQLLLAAGLAKISPVEIMPYGIYQILMIVFASLAIFLGNSAPKIKPTPAAGA; encoded by the coding sequence ATGACACCAAAATCCAATGCCAAGGGGCTACTGCCTCTGCTGTTTTTCTTGGTAATCTACATCTTTACCGGTGTTGCGACCGGCAACTTTGGCGCGATGCCTTTGTTGGTTGGGTTCATGGCTGCATTCGGTGTGGCTCTTTGCCTGGACCGTCTGGATAAAAAAACCAGTTTTGATGAAAAAGTCATGCTGTTCTCAAAGGCTGGTGGCGAGGAAACCATCATTCTGATGGTCGTTATTTTCCTGTTGGCTGGCGCATTCTACTCCGTAGCCGATGCCATGGGGGCGGTGAGTTCAATCGTCAATCTTGGTTTGTCGGCCATGCCAAGCAATATGATCTTGCCGGGCCTGTTTCTGATTGGCTGTGTGTTGTCCTTCTCAATGGGGACATCCATGGGAACGGTGACGGCACTCGCCCCGATCGGCGTGGGGATTGTGGAGCAGACAGGTGCCAATATGCCGCTGGTCATGGCTACCGTTATCGGCGGGGCGATGTTTGGTGACAACCTGTCCTTTATCTCGGACACGACCATCGCGGCCGTGAAAACGCAGGACGTAAGCCTGCGCGGTAAGTTCAAGATGAATGGTCTTATCGTCCTACCCGCTGTTATCTGTACTGTTATCATTCTGGCAATGATTCCAATATCTTCAGGCGTATCTGTTGAATCCGGATCTTACAGCCTCGTCAACATCATACCCTATGCAGCAATTATCATCACGGCTTTGATCGGATGGAATGTCATGGCTGTGCTGGGGATCGGCATTGGACTGGGTGTTGCGGTTGGCCTGTTCAATGGCAGTTTCAATCTGGTTGAAATGCTCGACGTTCTTCAGCGCGGCATGGGCTGGATGGAAAATCTGGCGATCATCGCCGTTGTCGTTGGTGGTCTCGTTGGGCTGATGAAATACTACGGCGGGATCGACTACCTTCTGAAAACAGTAACGAGCATGGTCAAAGGCAAGATCGGCGGCCAGTTCGGCATTGGTGCTCTTGTGTCCTTGATCACGGTCTCCACGACCAACAACACCATCTCTATTCTGGCCGCGGGCCCTCTGGCAAAGGACATCTCTGCGGAATATGAGATCGATCCAACGAAAACGGCGGCATTGCTTGATATCTTTGCGGCTGGCTTTCAGGGGCTCTTGCCTTATGGCGGGCAGTTGCTTCTGGCTGCAGGTCTGGCGAAAATTTCACCGGTCGAGATCATGCCTTACGGCATCTATCAGATCCTGATGATCGTCTTTGCAAGCCTTGCAATTTTCCTTGGCAATTCAGCACCCAAAATCAAGCCGACACCGGCTGCTGGTGCCTAG
- the efeU gene encoding iron uptake transporter permease EfeU, with product MLATLVIGLREGLEASLIVGIIAAFLNRNHQSMRPMWIGVLLAILISLLVGVGLHMVEKALSQAQQEALETLIGVVAIFFVTGMIAWMNSQGGAMRGELEARAAASLSKPGSYALASMAFLAVLKEGFETSVFLLATFSVAQSAAWAAVGATLGLLLSVVIGWGIYIGGVKINLSRFFRITGAFLILVAAGLCVSTLRTAHEAGWLNAGQQQILDLSWLVAAGTMRSALITGMLGIPSDPRLIEGLGWCLYLVPVALFIYWPQSHRPGLVGAGRIKIAVALLCLAVSALLFLLSPTPSIRLPNTAARVMVRKADVASASLSDQGALVLARPDNTGKLTLPLPQSEATRGEHDGLASRLWDIINKSEPSGLPQELTYSEIVKLSGGRKPIGLNPTRYPGPYHVSWVHTLKATVWTTNGILLDASGRNALTMTLSDGGLQSPRTLSVRSIQQDLKTDLVLPVGRWHVSEDHISRVQTALIKFKIDQDEWMFWARTLPSILAFISLFLALFGARNLVQARRLAPERFHSNIGQDAEATAAKGHHHAA from the coding sequence ATGCTGGCTACTCTCGTCATTGGCCTGCGTGAAGGGTTGGAAGCCTCGCTTATCGTTGGGATCATCGCGGCTTTCCTCAATCGAAATCATCAAAGCATGCGGCCGATGTGGATTGGCGTCCTGTTGGCTATCTTGATTTCCCTTCTGGTCGGCGTAGGCCTGCACATGGTCGAAAAGGCCCTGTCCCAAGCCCAGCAGGAGGCGCTGGAAACGCTGATTGGCGTCGTCGCAATCTTCTTTGTGACTGGCATGATCGCGTGGATGAACAGCCAAGGCGGCGCGATGAGAGGCGAGCTTGAAGCAAGGGCCGCCGCGTCCCTTTCCAAACCGGGCTCCTACGCACTGGCCAGCATGGCCTTCCTCGCAGTCCTCAAAGAAGGTTTTGAAACCAGCGTATTTCTTCTGGCGACCTTTTCCGTGGCGCAATCCGCAGCTTGGGCCGCAGTCGGCGCAACACTGGGGTTGTTGCTGTCAGTCGTGATTGGTTGGGGCATCTATATCGGTGGGGTCAAAATCAATCTCTCCCGATTTTTCCGCATAACGGGTGCCTTTCTTATTCTGGTGGCCGCGGGCCTGTGTGTTTCCACCTTGCGAACGGCGCATGAGGCTGGTTGGCTCAATGCGGGCCAGCAACAGATACTCGATCTGTCGTGGCTTGTCGCAGCCGGGACCATGCGCTCTGCGCTGATAACAGGAATGCTGGGCATCCCTTCCGATCCCAGACTGATCGAGGGACTTGGCTGGTGTCTCTATCTGGTGCCTGTTGCGCTCTTCATCTATTGGCCGCAATCCCATCGACCGGGTCTGGTTGGTGCAGGCCGGATCAAGATCGCTGTTGCTCTGCTATGCCTTGCTGTTTCCGCATTGCTTTTCCTTCTCTCGCCAACCCCTTCGATCCGACTTCCGAACACCGCAGCAAGAGTGATGGTTCGCAAGGCTGATGTCGCCAGCGCCAGCCTTTCGGATCAGGGCGCTCTGGTTCTGGCACGACCCGACAACACCGGCAAGCTGACGCTGCCCCTCCCCCAGTCTGAGGCCACCCGCGGTGAGCATGACGGGCTGGCATCCCGGTTGTGGGATATCATCAACAAAAGCGAGCCGTCCGGTTTGCCTCAAGAGTTGACCTATTCTGAAATCGTCAAATTGTCAGGCGGCCGCAAGCCCATCGGCCTCAACCCGACGCGTTATCCCGGCCCCTATCATGTCAGTTGGGTGCACACGCTCAAGGCAACCGTCTGGACGACCAACGGCATTCTGCTCGATGCCTCTGGGCGAAATGCGCTGACGATGACCCTCTCCGATGGTGGATTGCAATCCCCCAGAACCCTGAGCGTGCGCTCGATACAGCAGGATCTGAAAACCGATCTGGTTCTGCCTGTGGGGCGTTGGCATGTCAGCGAAGACCACATCTCGCGTGTCCAGACAGCTCTCATCAAGTTCAAGATCGATCAGGATGAGTGGATGTTCTGGGCTCGTACTCTGCCCTCCATTCTAGCCTTCATTTCCCTCTTCCTGGCGTTGTTTGGCGCCCGGAATCTCGTTCAAGCCCGACGCCTCGCTCCGGAGCGTTTTCATTCCAACATTGGCCAAGACGCCGAAGCCACTGCAGCAAAAGGACATCATCATGCAGCGTAA
- a CDS encoding TRAP transporter substrate-binding protein — MNIFKRTILAGAGLAATLAAMPAFAATELVLSSWLPPRHQLVVGAIKPWAKQVEEVTEGRVTIRVLTKPLGAPPAHFDMARDGVADITYGLHSFISDGRFLRSRVGQFSFLGDDAVTVSKNFWTIYTEDLDAAAEHEGTHVLGLFTHGPGALLSKDRHFEAANDFSGFKVRTPGGYPADLLKGMGATTLFMSSGEVYEKLTRGVIDGVCMPLDSLLAFKLEKHLTDVMTVSGGLYNTSWFLVMNQAKWEGISPEDQEAIMSVSGLAFSELAGKAWDEKDAEGFEAASDAGINVYPANDAVLDHLLSVATPLEEAWVEAVKAQGFDAAGALADMQTAKPSK, encoded by the coding sequence ATGAACATTTTTAAACGCACCATTCTTGCCGGGGCTGGTCTTGCCGCCACTCTGGCAGCCATGCCCGCTTTCGCAGCAACTGAGCTTGTCTTGTCAAGCTGGCTGCCGCCGCGCCATCAACTTGTCGTGGGGGCGATCAAGCCTTGGGCAAAACAGGTCGAAGAGGTCACCGAAGGCCGTGTGACCATCCGCGTGTTGACAAAACCGCTCGGCGCACCGCCCGCACATTTTGATATGGCACGTGATGGTGTCGCTGATATCACCTATGGTCTGCACAGCTTTATAAGCGATGGGCGGTTTCTCCGCTCACGCGTCGGTCAGTTTTCTTTCCTTGGTGATGATGCCGTGACCGTGTCGAAAAATTTCTGGACCATTTACACCGAAGACCTTGATGCCGCGGCTGAACACGAAGGCACGCACGTCCTTGGTCTTTTCACCCACGGCCCGGGTGCGCTGTTGTCCAAAGACAGACATTTCGAAGCTGCGAATGATTTCTCCGGCTTCAAAGTACGGACACCGGGCGGCTACCCAGCCGACCTGCTAAAGGGTATGGGCGCCACCACGCTGTTTATGTCCTCGGGCGAGGTTTATGAAAAGCTGACGCGCGGCGTGATTGACGGTGTTTGCATGCCGCTTGACTCGCTTCTGGCCTTCAAACTCGAAAAACATCTCACTGATGTAATGACCGTCAGTGGCGGGCTTTACAATACCTCCTGGTTCCTTGTTATGAACCAAGCGAAATGGGAAGGTATTTCCCCTGAAGATCAGGAGGCAATCATGTCCGTTTCCGGTCTGGCCTTCTCGGAGCTGGCGGGCAAAGCATGGGACGAGAAAGATGCAGAGGGCTTCGAAGCAGCCAGCGATGCCGGGATCAATGTCTATCCGGCAAATGACGCGGTGCTTGATCATCTCCTGTCCGTTGCCACCCCGTTGGAAGAGGCATGGGTTGAAGCGGTCAAAGCACAAGGGTTCGACGCTGCAGGCGCATTAGCCGATATGCAGACCGCGAAGCCTTCTAAATAG
- a CDS encoding iron-containing alcohol dehydrogenase, with translation MEDFNFCSRTKIVFGRGKENEVGLQVKPFADKVLLHYGGDYLEKNGILDRIVGSLKASGVEPVLFDGVVPNPRLSVVKEGIALCRKEGIGFILAIGGGSAIDSSKAIALGVPYEGDVWDFYTGKAEPETALKVGTILTIPGSGSEMSESSIITNEADDTKYGIDNALIVPEFSILNPEMCFTIPPFFMASGLADILSHQFERYFTPTKFCLFSDHLLEGAMQAVIALAPKILEAPQNYDYCAEFMWLATISHNGVLDAGRQSDWASHRIEHEISALYDITHGAGMAIIFPAWMKHVKSTDLDRFARLGTRVFGIDPNGRSKDEIADLTIKAVADFFASLNLKISLADAKVPTDRFDEMASKALGRSDAIGRFRKLAHDDIVAILKLAV, from the coding sequence ATGGAAGACTTCAATTTTTGCAGTAGAACGAAAATAGTTTTTGGTAGAGGAAAAGAGAATGAAGTCGGCCTTCAGGTGAAGCCATTCGCGGATAAGGTTCTCCTTCATTATGGTGGCGATTATCTGGAAAAGAATGGAATTCTCGATCGCATTGTTGGCTCTCTGAAAGCAAGCGGTGTTGAACCTGTCCTGTTTGATGGTGTGGTTCCCAATCCTAGATTGTCTGTTGTGAAGGAAGGCATCGCTCTTTGCCGCAAGGAAGGGATTGGCTTCATTCTCGCAATTGGTGGCGGTAGTGCCATTGACTCTTCCAAGGCCATCGCGCTCGGCGTGCCCTATGAAGGGGATGTGTGGGATTTCTATACCGGCAAGGCTGAGCCTGAAACGGCCCTGAAAGTCGGGACCATTCTGACCATTCCGGGCTCTGGTTCGGAAATGTCCGAAAGCAGCATCATCACCAATGAGGCTGATGATACCAAATACGGTATCGACAATGCCCTGATCGTGCCTGAATTCTCGATCCTCAATCCCGAGATGTGCTTCACCATTCCGCCATTCTTCATGGCCAGCGGGCTTGCAGATATTCTCTCGCATCAGTTCGAGCGTTACTTTACGCCAACAAAATTCTGTCTGTTCAGTGACCATCTCCTCGAAGGGGCGATGCAGGCGGTTATTGCCCTTGCTCCAAAGATCCTTGAGGCGCCGCAAAACTACGATTATTGCGCTGAATTTATGTGGCTGGCCACAATTTCTCACAATGGGGTTCTGGACGCCGGTCGACAGTCAGATTGGGCTTCGCACCGGATCGAACACGAGATTAGTGCCCTTTACGATATCACGCATGGTGCGGGGATGGCGATCATCTTCCCTGCATGGATGAAGCATGTGAAGTCCACCGATCTGGATCGTTTTGCGCGCCTTGGCACCAGAGTATTCGGAATTGATCCAAACGGTCGGAGCAAGGATGAAATCGCTGATCTGACCATCAAGGCCGTAGCAGATTTCTTTGCTTCCCTGAATCTGAAGATCTCGTTGGCCGATGCAAAAGTGCCAACGGACAGATTTGATGAAATGGCATCCAAGGCATTGGGCCGCAGCGATGCGATCGGCCGTTTCAGGAAGCTCGCTCACGACGACATTGTCGCGATACTCAAGCTGGCCGTCTAG
- the efeO gene encoding iron uptake system protein EfeO: protein MQRNSLSKTILATTSLSTFLILGGLSSALAAAEVEQVAVTLTDDNGGACVLDKSSVEAGPVTFSVTNKTATALTEVELLNGNRIIGEKENLAPGLPTVAFTVTLGGGNYEIYCPGAKEDKVAFSVTGEAAPRPTGTISKILEEGTDGYAQYVNETIDAMVVAVSRLKDDIDAGDLEKAKHDYPLARPFYERVESDVDGFVLDGFDATDNHGNLDYLIDMRASNIDPEVGWHGYHAIERDLFEAGKITDQTKAYAAELLKNVQLLDDVSPTLEYLPEDLANGAADLLEEVQNTKITGEEEAYSHFDMLDFAGNVEGAQQAFAYLQPGMEKIDADLSKRVSAEFEKVRTLLDGYRDASVPGGYKLYSDELRAEDTVKLSQAIQSLQEPLSRIAEKVATAD, encoded by the coding sequence ATGCAGCGTAATTCTTTATCCAAAACCATTCTTGCCACCACATCCCTATCCACGTTTCTGATCCTCGGCGGCTTAAGCAGCGCACTTGCAGCCGCGGAAGTCGAACAGGTTGCCGTCACCCTGACAGATGACAATGGCGGTGCCTGTGTGCTCGACAAATCCAGCGTCGAGGCAGGTCCCGTCACCTTCTCCGTTACCAACAAGACAGCCACGGCTCTCACCGAAGTCGAATTGCTGAACGGCAACCGCATTATCGGGGAGAAGGAAAACCTTGCTCCGGGCCTACCGACTGTGGCCTTCACGGTCACCCTTGGTGGCGGCAATTATGAAATCTATTGCCCGGGTGCGAAAGAAGACAAGGTTGCTTTCAGCGTAACCGGTGAGGCAGCTCCGCGCCCAACCGGCACGATCTCCAAGATCCTTGAAGAAGGCACCGACGGCTACGCCCAATATGTCAATGAAACGATCGACGCCATGGTTGTTGCCGTTTCCCGCCTCAAGGACGACATCGATGCAGGCGATCTTGAAAAAGCCAAACACGACTATCCGCTGGCGCGCCCATTTTATGAACGCGTTGAATCCGATGTCGACGGCTTCGTGCTCGATGGCTTTGACGCGACAGACAACCACGGCAATCTTGACTATCTGATCGATATGCGTGCCTCCAATATCGACCCCGAAGTTGGCTGGCATGGATACCACGCCATCGAACGGGATCTGTTCGAGGCGGGCAAGATCACGGATCAGACCAAGGCCTATGCTGCCGAGTTGCTCAAGAATGTGCAGCTGCTCGACGACGTGTCTCCGACCCTTGAGTATCTGCCTGAAGATCTGGCCAATGGTGCAGCGGACCTGCTCGAAGAGGTTCAGAACACCAAGATCACCGGCGAGGAAGAAGCCTACAGCCACTTCGATATGCTCGATTTTGCGGGCAATGTGGAGGGCGCGCAGCAGGCTTTTGCCTATCTGCAGCCGGGCATGGAAAAAATCGACGCCGATCTGTCCAAGCGGGTCAGCGCAGAGTTTGAAAAGGTCCGGACCCTTCTGGACGGATATCGGGATGCCTCTGTTCCCGGTGGCTACAAGCTCTATTCCGACGAGCTGAGAGCGGAAGACACCGTCAAACTGAGCCAGGCAATCCAGTCACTGCAGGAGCCTCTTTCCCGTATCGCGGAAAAAGTCGCAACCGCTGACTGA
- a CDS encoding S-methyl-5-thioribose-1-phosphate isomerase: MERQDKDLGFLLRFENVAWYENGSVRILDRRVYPRKIEFVECVRHEEVAQAIADMVTQSAGPYTAASMGMALACHEVRGRPQAEQLSHLKKAAYTLSHARPTTVNRMTLITGGCLDVARTALEEGRAADQAVLDHTIDSMNRRYAKISQVAEYLVSLWPQNGTVMTQCYGETIVGTMLREARNKGKNVKLFCPETRPFLQGARLTASVANDQGVDVTVITDNMPATVMATKGIDVFTSAADSICRDGHIVNKVGTLQIAIVAHHFGVPYFVTGIPDKELLTINDVRIEERDPTEALSFNGVKNTADGVKGFYPAFDVTPAGLVSAVITDKGPFAPQDLNRYFSLSDTAYW; this comes from the coding sequence TTGGAAAGACAAGATAAAGACCTCGGTTTCCTTTTGCGTTTTGAAAATGTTGCTTGGTACGAAAATGGATCCGTCCGTATTCTAGACCGGCGCGTTTACCCCAGAAAAATCGAATTTGTCGAATGCGTCAGGCACGAAGAGGTTGCCCAGGCGATTGCCGACATGGTGACCCAAAGCGCAGGGCCCTACACCGCAGCCAGCATGGGGATGGCCCTTGCCTGCCATGAGGTTCGTGGCCGACCACAAGCCGAGCAACTAAGCCACCTGAAAAAGGCGGCCTATACGCTCTCCCATGCGCGCCCAACCACCGTCAATCGGATGACGCTCATAACGGGAGGCTGTCTCGACGTTGCCAGAACGGCCTTGGAAGAGGGCAGGGCGGCAGATCAGGCCGTGCTCGACCACACGATTGATTCAATGAACCGGCGCTATGCCAAGATCAGTCAGGTGGCCGAGTATCTGGTTTCTCTGTGGCCTCAGAATGGCACAGTAATGACCCAGTGCTATGGCGAAACAATCGTTGGCACGATGCTGCGGGAGGCTCGCAACAAGGGCAAGAATGTCAAACTCTTCTGCCCTGAGACCCGTCCTTTCCTTCAAGGGGCGCGGCTGACTGCAAGCGTTGCGAATGATCAGGGCGTTGATGTGACGGTGATCACCGACAACATGCCGGCCACGGTCATGGCAACCAAGGGCATTGATGTCTTTACATCCGCCGCCGACAGCATTTGCAGAGACGGCCATATCGTCAACAAGGTTGGTACGCTGCAGATTGCCATCGTCGCCCATCATTTCGGCGTTCCCTATTTCGTCACGGGCATTCCTGACAAAGAACTGCTCACCATAAACGATGTCCGAATAGAAGAACGTGATCCTACCGAGGCCCTGAGCTTCAATGGCGTCAAGAATACCGCTGACGGCGTGAAGGGCTTTTATCCGGCCTTTGACGTGACGCCAGCAGGGCTCGTCAGTGCGGTTATCACGGACAAGGGGCCGTTCGCTCCTCAGGATCTGAACCGCTACTTCAGCCTTTCCGATACCGCTTACTGGTAA
- the mtnK gene encoding S-methyl-5-thioribose kinase, which produces MTKFETHFKMTDTDAIEYARTQLDYFDEDAQLTSSMIADGNINYVFRVVDEKSGKSLVLKHADVLLRSSGRPLDVSRSRIEARILDIQSKLAPDLVPRVLKYDETMCVLVMEDISEFKNLRYELLKRITFPHLAENISTFMVDTMVPTTDLVMNSGEKKRLSAQFVNVDLCDISEDLVFTEPYIDYKSRNIISVGNEQFVQEHLYDDEALLLDVGKLKNNFKNNAQALIHGDLHSGSIFCNQAGTKVIDPEFAFFGPIGYDLGNVLAHLVFAWANAEATEADQAIRQTFAAWSSQTITDIINLFTAKFMASLEKNVVEPTARSSAFREWYTASVLRDAAASMGMEIIRRVVGDTKVLDLTSIGEGEIRLTAERSLIRIGKDLILQKNLSKATELCREQLASLRV; this is translated from the coding sequence ATGACCAAGTTCGAAACCCATTTCAAAATGACCGACACCGACGCCATAGAATATGCCCGGACACAGTTGGATTATTTTGATGAAGATGCGCAGCTCACCTCCAGCATGATTGCTGACGGCAATATCAATTATGTTTTTCGTGTCGTCGATGAGAAGAGCGGCAAGTCCCTCGTGCTCAAGCACGCCGACGTGTTGCTCCGTTCATCCGGGCGCCCGCTGGATGTGTCCAGAAGCCGGATCGAGGCCCGGATTCTCGACATTCAATCGAAGCTGGCCCCTGATCTTGTGCCGCGGGTCTTGAAATATGATGAGACCATGTGTGTTCTGGTCATGGAGGATATCTCTGAATTCAAAAATCTGCGCTATGAGCTGCTCAAGCGGATTACCTTTCCGCATCTGGCCGAAAACATCAGCACTTTCATGGTGGATACGATGGTCCCCACCACGGACCTGGTGATGAATTCAGGTGAGAAGAAACGCCTCTCTGCGCAGTTTGTGAATGTCGATCTGTGCGATATTTCCGAGGATCTTGTCTTTACCGAGCCATATATCGATTACAAGAGCCGGAACATCATTTCCGTTGGCAATGAGCAGTTTGTTCAAGAGCATCTTTATGACGATGAAGCCCTGCTTTTGGACGTCGGCAAACTGAAGAACAATTTCAAGAACAACGCGCAAGCTCTCATTCACGGCGATCTTCATTCCGGTTCGATTTTCTGCAATCAGGCGGGGACCAAGGTCATTGATCCCGAGTTCGCGTTCTTTGGCCCCATTGGATACGACTTGGGCAATGTGCTGGCGCATCTGGTGTTCGCATGGGCGAATGCAGAAGCAACCGAGGCTGATCAGGCCATCCGCCAGACCTTTGCTGCTTGGTCGTCCCAGACGATCACAGACATCATCAACCTCTTTACCGCCAAGTTCATGGCTTCGCTCGAGAAGAACGTGGTTGAACCAACGGCCCGCTCGTCCGCCTTCAGGGAATGGTACACGGCGTCTGTTCTTCGGGATGCTGCCGCGAGCATGGGTATGGAGATCATCAGGCGCGTTGTGGGTGACACCAAGGTTCTCGACCTCACCTCGATCGGGGAAGGCGAGATCCGCCTTACTGCCGAACGGTCACTGATACGCATCGGAAAAGACCTGATCCTGCAAAAGAATTTGTCAAAAGCCACCGAGCTCTGCCGCGAGCAACTGGCAAGCTTGCGCGTTTGA
- a CDS encoding Dyp-type peroxidase, with protein MTSKKKLSTPKTGLSRRNLLGAAAAAPLGAVVAKTTQASAAVPDDHVDLGKSYAFYGEGPQAGIQTAPQRYSQFMTFNLTSLNPRDIQILLARWSAAIAQMMAGKPVGLVDPERDNAVVLETGEALDLGPASLTVTVGLGPKVFSDVKGLDAYKPPLMRSLHDLPGDALKAELSGGDLAVQACADDPQVTYHAVRILARIAKAAGVASTRWAIMGFGRASAGPGQTTPRNLLGFRDGTRNITTQDDYDRFVWIKDGPEWQHDGSYMVSRKVRMFIESWDTDRVDDQNDVFGRFKVSGAPLSGEHEFDEPDFEAVKKNGDTVIPKTSHMSLAAHENMGGLKLLRRSYNYTDGINEVGMLDAGLHFVSYQNDPAIFEAIQSRLGSLDRLNEYISHIGSAIFFAPPAPQKGSYIGAYMFT; from the coding sequence ATGACTAGTAAGAAAAAACTTTCAACCCCGAAGACGGGTTTGTCGCGGCGCAATCTGCTCGGGGCTGCGGCAGCCGCACCCTTGGGAGCCGTTGTCGCCAAAACGACCCAAGCTTCGGCAGCGGTGCCCGATGACCACGTCGACCTGGGCAAGTCCTATGCCTTTTATGGCGAAGGGCCTCAGGCAGGCATTCAAACAGCTCCTCAGCGCTATTCCCAGTTCATGACGTTCAACCTTACGTCATTGAACCCGCGAGATATCCAGATCCTGCTCGCCCGATGGTCGGCCGCCATCGCGCAGATGATGGCGGGCAAACCGGTCGGCCTTGTGGATCCGGAGCGGGACAATGCTGTGGTTCTGGAGACCGGAGAGGCGCTTGATCTGGGCCCGGCATCGCTCACCGTCACAGTCGGGCTCGGCCCGAAGGTCTTTTCTGACGTCAAGGGGCTTGATGCCTATAAGCCGCCCCTGATGCGCTCACTCCATGATCTGCCCGGAGATGCCCTGAAGGCCGAGCTTTCTGGCGGCGATCTGGCCGTACAAGCCTGTGCGGATGACCCGCAGGTTACCTATCACGCCGTTCGCATTCTGGCGCGCATCGCCAAGGCCGCGGGTGTGGCCTCCACCCGTTGGGCAATCATGGGCTTTGGCCGTGCATCCGCAGGACCGGGGCAGACCACTCCGCGCAATCTGCTCGGCTTTCGGGATGGCACGCGCAACATCACCACACAGGACGATTATGACCGCTTTGTCTGGATCAAGGATGGTCCAGAATGGCAGCATGACGGCTCCTATATGGTCTCCCGCAAGGTTCGGATGTTTATCGAAAGCTGGGACACGGACCGTGTTGATGACCAGAATGACGTATTTGGACGTTTCAAGGTGTCCGGCGCTCCTCTTTCCGGAGAGCATGAGTTTGACGAACCCGATTTCGAGGCCGTGAAGAAAAATGGCGACACGGTCATACCGAAGACGTCGCACATGAGCCTTGCAGCGCATGAAAACATGGGAGGGCTCAAGCTTTTGCGCCGGTCCTACAATTATACGGACGGTATCAACGAAGTCGGGATGCTGGATGCAGGGCTGCACTTTGTCAGCTATCAGAATGACCCAGCCATTTTCGAGGCAATTCAGAGCCGGCTGGGATCACTGGACCGCCTCAACGAATATATATCTCACATCGGGTCAGCGATCTTTTTCGCCCCTCCAGCCCCACAGAAGGGCTCTTATATAGGCGCCTACATGTTCACCTGA